From the genome of Candidatus Saccharimonadales bacterium, one region includes:
- a CDS encoding YdcF family protein: MKTIIGIILVFVGIVIGLSIYLTPNDLAGCGSEPSTTKPCQAADAIVAVSGGDTLARTREAIALYKSGWAPKLIFSGAAQDKSGPSNAEVMRREARSAGVPDSDIITEELSATTKENAENTQTIFTRNEISSVILVTSAYHQRRAGLEFAARAKGAVNVRNHPVAQDNQWSSLWWLTPTGWYLAIGELIKIIAFYVGGSR; the protein is encoded by the coding sequence ATGAAAACGATCATCGGAATCATTCTCGTCTTTGTCGGTATCGTTATCGGACTAAGTATATATTTGACACCAAATGATCTCGCCGGGTGTGGCTCTGAACCAAGTACGACAAAGCCATGCCAAGCTGCGGATGCAATCGTGGCAGTAAGCGGTGGCGACACGCTTGCGCGGACACGCGAAGCGATCGCACTATATAAGAGCGGATGGGCGCCGAAGCTCATTTTTTCTGGAGCAGCTCAAGATAAATCTGGCCCAAGTAACGCCGAAGTGATGCGTCGTGAGGCGAGAAGTGCTGGAGTGCCGGATAGTGACATTATCACCGAAGAACTTAGCGCAACCACAAAAGAAAACGCAGAAAATACCCAAACCATCTTCACGCGCAACGAAATTTCTTCAGTTATTTTGGTAACGTCCGCGTATCATCAGCGCCGGGCTGGGCTCGAATTTGCAGCCCGTGCGAAAGGGGCGGTGAATGTGCGAAATCATCCTGTCGCGCAAGATAATCAATGGTCATCATTGTGGTGGCTGACGCCTACTGGTTGGTATCTTGCTATCGGCGAGCTTATTAAAATCATCGCTTTCTATGTGGGAGGTTCCAGATGA
- a CDS encoding TatD family hydrolase — MLVDTHCHIHEPNYQLNADETIARANAAGVTAMICVGTSETSSKQAVEFAATREGVYAAIGVHPHDTKDNWRGIFGLADTPKVIAVGEIGLDYYYNHSPREIQLKALEEQLDFALKHDLPVIFHVREAFDDFWSVFDNFHGIRGELHSFTDSMAHLEEGLKRGLYIGVNGISTFTKDTKQKEMLASIPLDKMLLETDAPFLTPAPLRGKVNEPAFVRHVAEFHAHARGISLDEIATVTTANARVVFTLS, encoded by the coding sequence ATGCTGGTCGACACCCACTGCCATATTCACGAACCAAACTATCAGCTTAATGCGGACGAGACGATCGCTCGGGCGAATGCGGCGGGTGTTACCGCGATGATTTGTGTCGGTACGAGTGAAACAAGCTCAAAGCAAGCGGTGGAATTTGCGGCCACACGTGAGGGTGTGTATGCTGCCATCGGTGTTCACCCTCACGATACAAAGGATAATTGGCGAGGCATTTTTGGACTGGCTGATACCCCAAAAGTAATAGCTGTAGGAGAAATTGGGCTCGACTATTATTATAACCATAGTCCGCGTGAGATTCAGCTAAAAGCGCTCGAGGAGCAGTTGGATTTTGCATTAAAACACGACTTACCTGTTATTTTTCATGTGCGCGAGGCATTTGACGATTTTTGGTCGGTGTTTGATAATTTCCACGGCATAAGGGGCGAATTACATAGTTTTACCGACTCAATGGCGCATTTGGAGGAGGGGTTGAAACGAGGCCTGTACATAGGTGTCAACGGAATCAGTACGTTTACGAAAGACACAAAGCAAAAAGAGATGCTTGCCAGCATTCCGCTTGATAAAATGCTTCTAGAAACAGATGCCCCCTTCTTGACGCCAGCGCCACTCCGTGGTAAAGTAAATGAGCCAGCGTTTGTACGGCACGTAGCGGAATTTCATGCTCATGCTCGCGGTATTTCACTCGATGAAATAGCCACCGTGACAACGGCAAACGCTCGTGTAGTATTTACACTATCTTAA
- the metG gene encoding methionine--tRNA ligase, with the protein MGKKLYITTAIPYVNGTPHIGNALDYLLGDIWTRYQKQNGKEVRFQVGTDEHGNKIAAKAAESGLDPQAFTDKMYINFENLMKKMGAEYTDFIRTTDIHHKAAVQYIWQKLQPYIYKGKYEGWYCIGHEAFFTDKEVEATGGVCPDHQKPYERVSEENYYLKASAFSDQIREAITTGRMQIVPDFRKNEFLELIKDGLPDVSISRPKKTLTWGVPVPDDPEQIMYVWLDALSNYITVIGYPDKQEWKDYWPADVQVVGKDILRFHAGIWPAMLLGLDLPLPKKLLVHGFVNVGGAKMSKSVGNVVDPNEIIDTYGVDVFRYYFSRHIPTLDDGDFTWEKLENAYNNELGNDLGNLVSRVASMVTRYQSGVIGEAPTGEHDMGPYRQAMEQLHFNRAVDEVWVMVRSLNQYLESVKPWEIAKKREDPEAEQHLTEVLGHAVNTLLQISDLLRPFMPTVAETIHKTFDSGVIVPIEAEGGLFPKIYNHTENPRAPKPQAS; encoded by the coding sequence ATGGGAAAAAAGCTATATATTACGACCGCAATACCATATGTCAATGGCACGCCGCACATTGGCAATGCACTTGATTACCTCTTGGGCGATATCTGGACGCGTTATCAAAAACAAAATGGCAAAGAAGTCCGTTTTCAGGTGGGTACCGATGAGCACGGCAACAAAATAGCCGCGAAAGCCGCCGAATCTGGTCTCGATCCACAAGCCTTTACTGATAAAATGTATATTAATTTTGAGAACCTCATGAAAAAGATGGGTGCCGAATACACCGACTTTATCCGCACTACTGATATTCACCACAAGGCCGCCGTGCAATATATTTGGCAAAAACTCCAGCCGTATATTTACAAGGGCAAATATGAGGGCTGGTACTGTATCGGTCACGAAGCCTTCTTTACTGATAAAGAAGTAGAGGCAACCGGGGGTGTTTGTCCGGATCACCAAAAACCGTACGAACGAGTTAGTGAAGAAAACTATTACCTAAAGGCGAGCGCCTTCAGTGATCAAATCCGCGAAGCTATCACAACTGGTCGCATGCAAATCGTACCTGATTTTCGAAAGAACGAGTTTCTTGAACTCATAAAAGATGGGCTGCCCGATGTGAGCATATCCCGACCTAAGAAAACACTCACCTGGGGAGTTCCTGTGCCTGATGATCCGGAGCAGATCATGTATGTATGGCTGGATGCGCTTTCGAATTATATTACGGTAATTGGCTACCCTGATAAGCAAGAATGGAAAGATTACTGGCCAGCTGATGTACAGGTAGTAGGCAAGGATATCTTGCGTTTTCACGCGGGAATTTGGCCAGCGATGCTCTTGGGGCTTGATTTACCACTGCCTAAAAAGCTCCTCGTGCATGGTTTTGTGAATGTTGGCGGCGCCAAGATGAGCAAATCTGTAGGGAATGTCGTTGACCCGAACGAAATCATCGATACCTATGGTGTTGATGTATTCCGCTACTATTTTTCGCGCCATATTCCAACGCTTGATGACGGCGATTTTACCTGGGAAAAGCTTGAGAATGCCTATAATAACGAGCTCGGTAACGATCTTGGAAACCTTGTGTCGCGTGTGGCAAGTATGGTGACGCGTTATCAGTCAGGTGTTATTGGTGAAGCACCTACGGGTGAACACGACATGGGTCCATACCGTCAGGCGATGGAACAACTCCACTTTAACCGAGCAGTAGACGAAGTGTGGGTGATGGTCCGCTCTCTCAATCAGTATCTTGAGAGTGTGAAGCCATGGGAAATCGCTAAAAAACGTGAAGACCCCGAGGCCGAACAACACCTTACGGAAGTGCTTGGGCATGCCGTTAATACACTTCTTCAAATCAGCGACTTGCTTCGTCCCTTCATGCCTACTGTTGCCGAAACGATTCACAAAACGTTCGATTCTGGCGTCATTGTGCCTATCGAGGCTGAAGGCGGACTGTTTCCTAAAATTTACAATCACACAGAAAATCCCAGAGCTCCTAAGCCCCAGGCATCGTGA
- a CDS encoding laccase domain-containing protein has translation MITTDQPKIFGDAVIAAVSSRSDGNLKFGLGDDSETLKNRTAFLSKIGIDISQTSLVGITYDTDDFTKYRIADVRDKSIGMLEADMSEYVDALVVRDTRHALFLPLADCAGVILYDPNNRALMVSHLGRHSVEQEGAKKSVAYLEAHCNSDPGELLVWISPSVGNATYPLHTFGGKSLQEVIVAQFKEAGVKDDRIETSHIDTAHDPNYFSHSEYLKGNEPEAGRFAVVAEMTAQGEPAI, from the coding sequence ATGATAACTACCGACCAGCCCAAAATATTCGGAGATGCTGTTATTGCTGCGGTTTCATCGCGGAGTGATGGCAATCTGAAGTTTGGGCTGGGCGATGACTCTGAAACGCTTAAAAATCGTACGGCGTTTCTCTCCAAAATTGGTATTGATATATCACAGACAAGCCTTGTGGGCATCACCTATGATACAGATGACTTTACCAAGTACCGTATCGCAGATGTGAGAGATAAATCTATCGGTATGTTGGAAGCGGATATGAGTGAATATGTAGATGCACTCGTGGTTCGAGACACAAGACATGCACTTTTTCTTCCGCTCGCTGACTGCGCTGGCGTGATTTTGTATGACCCCAACAATCGAGCCCTTATGGTATCGCACCTTGGTCGTCATAGCGTCGAGCAGGAGGGTGCGAAGAAGAGCGTCGCATATCTTGAAGCTCACTGTAACTCGGATCCTGGAGAGTTACTGGTCTGGATAAGCCCGAGCGTCGGTAATGCTACGTACCCACTTCATACGTTTGGCGGCAAAAGCTTGCAAGAAGTTATTGTGGCACAGTTTAAAGAGGCTGGTGTGAAGGACGATCGTATAGAGACGAGTCATATCGATACTGCGCACGACCCAAATTATTTTTCTCATAGTGAGTACCTAAAGGGAAATGAGCCAGAAGCTGGTCGTTTTGCGGTTGTCGCTGAAATGACCGCGCAGGGTGAGCCTGCTATTTGA
- a CDS encoding cysteine desulfurase family protein: MMDEPIYLDHAAATPLDQRVFLAMEPYFSQLFYNPSSPYAPAISVRRDYNEAKAVIAKTIGAKSDELVMTAGATESINLAFGSIGGHIVTAAIEHHAVLEAAKRYDHTIVPADKRGIISADVIKKAITPKTRLVSVALANNEIGTVQPLRDIAQIIKGERERRLKEGDTTPLYLHSDASQGAGLLDIHVARLGIDLLTLNAGKIYGPKQVGLLFAASHVRLAPQIVGGGQERGLRSGTENVAGVIGFARAIQLAEAGRKTEVERLHQLRNNLEQRLITAFPDAVISGHSKRRLPGHLHISFPGIDAERLVFALEMRGILVATGSACAANNGTRSHVLTAIGLPDEVADGSLRLTLGHLSNKENTVRAADGIIEEIQREKERVAR; encoded by the coding sequence ATGATGGACGAGCCTATCTATCTTGATCATGCCGCTGCAACCCCGCTTGATCAGCGGGTATTTTTAGCGATGGAGCCCTATTTTTCACAGTTGTTTTACAATCCTTCCAGCCCGTACGCGCCCGCGATTTCTGTCCGCCGGGACTACAATGAGGCAAAGGCTGTGATTGCAAAAACTATCGGTGCAAAGTCCGATGAATTGGTAATGACAGCAGGCGCGACAGAATCGATTAATTTAGCATTCGGAAGCATTGGCGGCCATATAGTTACGGCAGCGATTGAACACCATGCGGTGCTTGAAGCGGCTAAGCGATATGACCACACGATCGTACCGGCTGATAAAAGGGGCATTATTTCTGCCGATGTTATTAAAAAAGCAATCACGCCCAAAACGCGGCTGGTCAGTGTTGCACTTGCTAATAATGAGATTGGAACCGTACAGCCACTTCGTGATATCGCTCAAATTATAAAAGGAGAGCGCGAAAGGCGTCTTAAGGAAGGTGATACGACACCTCTCTATCTTCATAGCGATGCGTCCCAAGGAGCTGGCTTGCTTGATATTCATGTTGCTCGGCTGGGTATTGACCTGCTGACGTTGAACGCGGGAAAAATCTATGGACCAAAACAAGTCGGGCTTCTGTTTGCCGCATCACACGTTCGTCTTGCGCCGCAGATTGTGGGTGGCGGTCAGGAGCGAGGACTTCGTAGCGGTACAGAAAATGTTGCTGGTGTTATTGGTTTTGCCCGGGCTATACAACTTGCCGAGGCAGGACGAAAAACAGAAGTCGAGCGGCTTCATCAGCTGCGAAATAATCTGGAGCAGCGGCTCATAACGGCGTTTCCCGATGCGGTCATTTCGGGTCATTCTAAACGCCGGTTACCTGGTCATCTTCACATTTCGTTTCCTGGAATTGATGCTGAACGTCTCGTTTTTGCGCTTGAAATGCGTGGAATTTTGGTTGCAACCGGGAGTGCATGTGCCGCAAACAACGGGACGCGTTCGCATGTACTCACAGCTATAGGGCTTCCGGACGAAGTGGCCGACGGGAGCCTTCGCCTCACGTTAGGTCATCTTTCGAATAAAGAAAATACAGTGCGAGCGGCCGATGGAATCATAGAAGAAATTCAGCGCGAGAAAGAGCGGGTTGCACGATGA